The Ignavibacteriales bacterium genome includes a region encoding these proteins:
- a CDS encoding ABC transporter permease: MLDRLLPIIKKEFRHIRRDKRVLAVLTLVPAGLLLLNGYALNFDVNHIRMVVVNLDKGSISREFVNSFVTSGYFDYVQDLATSEEATHMLDDGHARMVLVVPAGFSDRMHANESASVQILVDGMDANSATTIVGFSQAVVLQYSQRIVLNNLAKIGRGNYIPIQYEGRIWYNPELKSSKFLVPGLIAFILAITAVIATSLSIVREKERNTIEQINVSPVHSLHFIMGKLIPYALISLVAAALVLIAAYALFGVVIKGSVFLLFGATVLFVIAALSIGLLVSTISDSQQVAFQIAALVSMLPTIILSGFVFPIRSMPWWLQVLSNVTPAKFYLVILRSILLKGAGIAAFWEQLVYLAVFATVLLTISTVRFKRTIG, encoded by the coding sequence ATGCTTGACCGTCTACTTCCGATCATAAAGAAGGAATTCCGGCACATCCGGAGAGATAAACGCGTGCTCGCTGTGCTGACGCTTGTCCCCGCAGGCCTTCTGCTGCTGAACGGGTATGCGTTGAATTTTGACGTCAATCACATCAGGATGGTTGTGGTGAACCTGGACAAAGGGTCCATCTCCCGGGAGTTCGTCAATTCCTTCGTCACGTCGGGGTACTTCGACTATGTGCAGGACCTGGCAACGTCGGAGGAGGCGACGCACATGCTGGACGACGGGCACGCGCGCATGGTTCTCGTCGTGCCAGCGGGTTTTTCAGATCGCATGCATGCGAACGAGTCTGCCTCAGTCCAGATCCTTGTAGACGGAATGGATGCGAACTCGGCAACGACCATCGTGGGGTTTTCGCAGGCTGTTGTTCTTCAGTATTCTCAGCGGATCGTGTTGAACAATCTGGCGAAGATTGGCCGGGGCAACTACATCCCCATACAGTACGAGGGGCGCATCTGGTACAATCCGGAACTGAAGAGCTCCAAATTTCTCGTGCCCGGACTGATCGCATTCATCCTCGCGATCACAGCCGTCATTGCGACGTCGTTGTCCATTGTCCGGGAAAAGGAACGCAACACGATTGAACAAATAAACGTCTCGCCGGTACATTCTCTCCACTTCATCATGGGAAAGTTGATACCGTATGCGCTCATTTCGCTCGTCGCCGCGGCGCTCGTACTCATTGCGGCGTACGCCTTGTTTGGAGTGGTCATCAAAGGGAGTGTGTTTCTGCTGTTTGGGGCGACGGTGCTCTTTGTCATCGCGGCACTGAGCATTGGGTTGCTTGTTTCAACGATCTCGGATAGCCAGCAGGTCGCATTTCAGATAGCCGCTCTCGTTTCCATGCTTCCTACGATTATTCTCTCCGGATTCGTGTTCCCGATCCGGAGCATGCCGTGGTGGCTGCAGGTGTTGTCGAACGTCACGCCGGCGAAGTTCTATCTGGTCATACTCCGCAGCATCCTTCTCAAGGGAGCGGGCATTGCTGCGTTCTGGGAGCAGCTTGTTTACCTGGCGGTTTTTGCGACTGTCTTGCTGACGATCAGCACAGTACGATTCAAACGGACCATAGGATAG
- a CDS encoding ABC transporter ATP-binding protein: protein MAVNAIEVENLTKHFGKFCAVDHISFEVKQGEIFGFLGANGAGKSTTIRMLCGLLQTTKGTARVGGYDINTQSEKVKENIGYMSQRFSLYEDLTVDENINFFGKVYGLSDGELAERKQWVLEMANLKGRERSITGTLSGGWKQRLALGCAVLHRPRIVFLDEPTSGVDPVMRRKFWELINDLSADGITVLVTTHFLEEAEYCNDIILINAGKIIAGGSPKELKEQHIKTPILEVRCGTVIEALALLEQQPWAVETSVFGTSMHVSVSDETLARREIKKVLKKQDIHVTHIERITPSLEDVFIYLLDQEAQRAA, encoded by the coding sequence ATGGCTGTGAATGCGATTGAAGTCGAAAACCTGACCAAGCACTTCGGAAAGTTCTGTGCAGTCGACCACATCTCTTTCGAAGTGAAGCAGGGGGAAATCTTCGGGTTCCTCGGGGCCAACGGAGCGGGCAAGTCCACGACGATCCGCATGCTGTGCGGGCTTCTGCAAACGACAAAAGGGACGGCCCGGGTCGGCGGTTATGATATCAACACGCAATCGGAAAAGGTCAAAGAGAACATCGGGTACATGTCGCAACGGTTCTCGCTCTACGAGGATCTCACGGTGGATGAGAACATCAACTTCTTCGGCAAGGTGTACGGGCTGAGCGACGGTGAGCTTGCGGAGCGGAAGCAATGGGTGCTGGAGATGGCTAACCTCAAAGGGCGTGAACGGAGCATCACGGGCACGCTGTCAGGAGGGTGGAAGCAACGCCTTGCGCTCGGCTGTGCGGTGCTTCACCGGCCGAGAATTGTGTTCCTGGATGAGCCGACGAGCGGCGTAGACCCGGTCATGCGGAGGAAGTTCTGGGAACTCATCAACGACCTTTCCGCTGATGGAATAACGGTCCTTGTGACTACGCACTTCCTCGAAGAGGCGGAATATTGCAACGACATCATCCTCATCAACGCCGGCAAGATCATCGCCGGGGGTAGTCCAAAAGAGCTCAAGGAACAGCACATCAAGACGCCGATTCTTGAAGTGCGATGCGGCACCGTGATCGAAGCTCTCGCGTTGCTTGAGCAGCAGCCGTGGGCAGTGGAGACGTCGGTGTTCGGAACGTCGATGCACGTCAGTGTCTCCGACGAGACGCTGGCGCGGAGGGAGATCAAAAAGGTGTTGAAGAAACAGGACATTCACGTGACGCATATCGAGCGCATCACGCCTTCGCTCGAGGATGTGTTCATCTATCTGCTGGATCAGGAAGCTCAACGAGCCGCTTAG
- a CDS encoding TolC family protein, giving the protein MKTITVTLALLVAGFSSAVAQVKMLTIEESVNIGIENSRVLHAAQMKSEYAGAKASEMSAMLYPSLKVMGSYQRLSEVPAFTLPLPGAPTSLFPYIPNSYNLRASFQQPLFTGWKFQGAADNAAFQAEASRIDVAKERAELVFNIKSAYWNLYRVNEMKRLTDENVKQVSSHLEDVENLVKQGMATTNDVLKVRVQLSNSKILQSDAGNAVRLAMISLNSTIGIPLGTDVGIASPLTATTREFPELAKTLASALGTRPEVLGMESRVKAAGAAVTSAVGGWFPQIFLTGNYNYARPNQRIIPAKDEFKDTWDVGLSVQFDLWNNLTALHQTNQAKAQLEQTKDALVTLKDGITLEVTQSYLNFQQAKERIRLSELTVDQANENYRTAAEKYKAGLTSSSELLDAEVALLQSKLQLTQSLVDHELAEARLEKALGELR; this is encoded by the coding sequence ATGAAAACGATTACTGTAACATTGGCTCTGTTGGTCGCAGGATTCTCGAGCGCTGTTGCGCAGGTGAAGATGCTCACGATTGAGGAAAGCGTGAACATCGGAATCGAAAACAGCCGGGTTCTTCACGCTGCGCAGATGAAATCGGAGTATGCGGGTGCAAAAGCGAGTGAAATGAGCGCAATGCTCTATCCGTCATTAAAGGTGATGGGTTCATATCAACGATTGAGCGAGGTGCCGGCGTTTACTCTCCCGCTTCCGGGAGCGCCTACCTCGTTGTTTCCCTACATCCCGAACAGCTACAATCTCCGGGCCTCCTTTCAACAGCCGCTCTTCACCGGTTGGAAATTCCAGGGCGCAGCGGACAACGCAGCATTCCAGGCTGAGGCCTCCAGAATTGATGTGGCGAAGGAGAGGGCGGAACTGGTCTTCAATATCAAGTCGGCCTATTGGAACCTGTACAGGGTAAACGAAATGAAACGCCTGACTGACGAAAATGTGAAACAAGTGAGTTCGCATCTTGAGGATGTCGAAAACCTGGTGAAGCAGGGGATGGCAACCACCAACGATGTCTTGAAGGTGAGAGTGCAACTATCCAATTCGAAGATCCTTCAAAGTGACGCGGGAAATGCTGTAAGGCTTGCGATGATTTCCCTGAACTCAACGATCGGCATCCCTCTTGGTACAGACGTCGGCATTGCCTCGCCCCTCACTGCGACGACGAGAGAATTTCCCGAATTGGCAAAGACGCTCGCCTCGGCTCTGGGAACCCGCCCAGAAGTCCTGGGGATGGAATCGCGCGTGAAAGCCGCCGGAGCAGCAGTGACTTCGGCTGTGGGAGGCTGGTTTCCGCAGATCTTTCTCACAGGGAACTACAATTATGCCAGGCCAAATCAGCGGATCATTCCGGCCAAAGACGAATTCAAGGACACATGGGATGTGGGTCTTTCGGTCCAGTTCGATCTCTGGAACAACCTCACGGCGTTGCACCAGACGAATCAGGCGAAGGCACAGCTTGAACAAACAAAAGACGCTCTCGTGACATTGAAGGACGGTATCACGCTCGAGGTGACGCAGAGCTATCTGAATTTCCAGCAGGCGAAGGAACGCATCAGGCTTTCCGAATTGACTGTCGATCAGGCAAATGAAAACTACCGGACGGCGGCAGAAAAGTACAAGGCAGGCCTTACGTCGAGCTCCGAGCTCCTCGATGCGGAAGTCGCACTACTGCAGTCAAAACTCCAGCTGACGCAGTCGTTGGTGGACCATGAATTGGCGGAAGCAAGGCTGGAGAAAGCACTTGGCGAGCTGCGGTAG
- a CDS encoding ABC transporter ATP-binding protein, with amino-acid sequence MSAIELRSVSKSFGIHRAVDSVSMRIEKGEMYALVGPDGSGKTTTIRMLCGILPPDEGELYVCGYDVRKQPGQVKDRIGYLSQKFSLYGDLTVDENIEFFAEIHGVREYRTRREELLEFTRLVPFRSRFAENLSGGMKQKLALACTLIHTPEVIFLDEPTAGVDPVSRRDFWKILSNLLKTGITILMTTPYLDEAERCSRVAMMNAGRVLVADTPQNLKSTMKGTIVELVCDDIRKASSVLKSGQLAMEVQAFGDRLNVVVEDEKKGMRRILEALKKHSVEVADHRVIAPSLENVFISLLSERNSKQGIVEGPAA; translated from the coding sequence ATGAGCGCCATCGAACTAAGGTCAGTCAGCAAGTCATTCGGGATCCATCGCGCAGTCGATTCGGTGTCGATGCGGATCGAGAAGGGGGAGATGTATGCCCTTGTTGGTCCCGACGGTTCCGGCAAGACGACTACGATCAGGATGCTCTGCGGCATTCTTCCGCCCGACGAGGGGGAGTTGTACGTGTGCGGCTACGACGTACGGAAACAGCCCGGCCAAGTGAAGGATCGCATAGGATACCTGTCTCAGAAATTCAGCCTCTATGGCGACCTGACTGTCGATGAGAACATCGAGTTCTTCGCAGAGATCCATGGAGTACGTGAATACCGGACACGGAGGGAGGAACTTCTCGAGTTTACCCGGCTGGTCCCTTTTCGCAGCCGGTTCGCGGAAAACCTGTCCGGAGGCATGAAGCAGAAGCTCGCGCTCGCCTGCACGTTGATTCATACGCCAGAGGTGATTTTTCTTGATGAACCGACCGCCGGCGTCGACCCGGTTTCGCGGCGTGATTTCTGGAAGATCCTCTCGAACCTCTTGAAAACCGGCATCACCATCCTGATGACGACGCCCTATCTGGATGAGGCCGAGCGCTGCAGCCGCGTTGCGATGATGAACGCAGGGCGGGTGCTCGTGGCGGATACCCCGCAGAATCTCAAGAGTACCATGAAAGGCACGATTGTCGAGTTGGTGTGCGACGACATTCGCAAGGCGTCATCGGTTCTCAAATCAGGGCAACTGGCGATGGAAGTGCAGGCCTTTGGCGACCGGCTGAATGTCGTGGTGGAGGACGAAAAAAAGGGGATGCGCAGAATTCTCGAAGCTCTGAAGAAACACTCTGTGGAAGTAGCCGATCACCGGGTGATCGCGCCGTCCCTGGAAAATGTTTTTATCTCTCTTCTTTCGGAGCGAAACAGCAAACAAGGCATTGTGGAAGGCCCGGCAGCATGA
- a CDS encoding efflux RND transporter periplasmic adaptor subunit — protein MKTKSIFLVLGFVLWGCGNGSKGAIEASGTLEATEVKVSAKVPGQIETIRVQEGSEVKAGDTLVILDRSTLVLQWKQAQAGFEVADAQHRLLLNGARSEDLRLGEEAQRQAEASFKSSNDDYARMKQLLATNTISKKQFDDAESRYTIARAQLNSAEQNLGKLRKFARPEDLAAAKARAGQARATADLLMKQLTDAVIIAPVAGTITHKPFEEGELVSMGAVIATIARLDKMELMIYVNESELGKVKLGGPADVSIDTYPQKTFPGKVMYISPIAEFTPKNVQTKEDRTKLVFGVKLEVENKERALKSGMPADAVVR, from the coding sequence ATGAAAACGAAATCCATTTTCCTGGTTCTGGGCTTCGTGCTCTGGGGATGCGGGAACGGCAGCAAAGGAGCAATAGAAGCGAGCGGCACACTCGAAGCAACGGAAGTAAAAGTGAGCGCGAAGGTGCCGGGTCAGATTGAGACCATTCGTGTGCAGGAAGGGAGTGAGGTGAAAGCCGGCGATACGCTTGTGATCCTTGATCGCTCCACGCTGGTCCTGCAATGGAAGCAGGCGCAGGCGGGCTTCGAAGTAGCAGACGCACAACACAGGCTGTTGCTCAACGGCGCACGCTCGGAAGACCTGAGGCTCGGTGAAGAGGCGCAGCGTCAGGCCGAGGCGTCCTTCAAGAGCTCCAATGATGACTACGCGAGAATGAAACAGCTGCTTGCGACGAACACGATCTCGAAAAAACAATTCGACGACGCCGAATCGCGATACACGATCGCCAGGGCCCAGTTGAATTCCGCCGAACAGAACCTTGGCAAGCTCCGGAAATTCGCGCGTCCCGAAGACCTGGCCGCGGCGAAAGCCCGGGCAGGTCAGGCCAGAGCGACCGCGGACCTGCTTATGAAACAGCTCACTGACGCAGTCATCATCGCTCCGGTCGCGGGCACGATCACGCATAAGCCTTTTGAGGAAGGTGAACTCGTGAGCATGGGCGCCGTGATTGCCACGATCGCACGCCTCGACAAGATGGAACTGATGATCTACGTCAATGAGTCAGAGCTCGGCAAAGTGAAGCTTGGGGGACCGGCGGACGTATCGATCGATACCTATCCCCAGAAGACCTTCCCCGGAAAGGTCATGTACATTTCGCCTATAGCAGAATTCACTCCGAAGAATGTTCAAACCAAAGAAGACCGAACGAAGCTGGTCTTCGGTGTGAAGCTCGAGGTGGAAAACAAAGAACGCGCGTTGAAGTCTGGAATGCCGGCCGATGCCGTCGTGCGTTGA